Proteins encoded within one genomic window of Panicum virgatum strain AP13 chromosome 1N, P.virgatum_v5, whole genome shotgun sequence:
- the LOC120656942 gene encoding 9-cis-epoxycarotenoid dioxygenase NCED1, chloroplastic-like, with protein MERTLITSNLSMAAHPSRSSGRVGYISPAASAAAQNSSYRKKKSTPSAAATATVVTSPPATDNAQSTAPKQTEQQDKGERVAAETNTSRISTASARTRAPSQARAQPRRRPAPAAASLPMAFCSALEEAINTFVDPPALRPSVDPRNVLSANFAPVDELPPTPCPVVRGAIPRCLAGGAYIRNGPNPQHLPRGPHHLFDGDGMLHSLLLPTADSPSSDPVLCSRYVQTYKYLVERDAGAPVMPSVFSGFHGLGGLARGAVVAARVLTGQMNPAEGVGLANTSLVFFGGRLYALGESDLPYAVRVDPTTGEVTTHGRCDFGGRLFMGMTAHPKKDPVTGEVFAFRYGPVPPFVTYFRFDPAGNKGPDVPIFSVQQPTFLHDFAVTERYAIFPEIQIMMQPMGMVAGGAPVGADSGKVPRIGVLPKYATDESDMRWFEVPGFNIMHTLNAWEEADGEELVLVAPNILSVEHALERMELVHACVEKVRVNLRTGAVSRTPLSAGNLDFGVIHPGYLGRRNRYGYFGIGDPMPKIGGVAKLDLERVGTGDCTVARRDFGAGCFAGEPFFVPDDVEGDGNEDDGYVVCYVHNERTGENRFVVMDARSPQLDIVAEVELPARVPYGFHGLFVTKAELQAQQQ; from the coding sequence ATGGAGAGAACACTGATCACCTCTAACCTCTCCATGGCTGCGCATCCTTCAAGATCGTCCGGGAGAGTTGGCTACATCTCCCCTGCTGCCTCTGCTGCTGCACAGAACTCCAGCtacaggaagaagaagagcaccCCGTCGGCCGCCGCAACCGCCACCGTCGTCACCTCCCCTCCGGCCACTGACAATGCTCAGTCCACTGCTCCGAAGCAGACCGAGCAACAGGACAAGGGAGAGCGCGTGGCGGCCGAGACTAACACTTCAAGAATTAGCACTGCAAGTGCAAGAACAAGGGCGCCGAGCCAGGCCCGGGctcagccccgccgccgccctgccccggcggccgcgTCCCTGCCGATGGCGTTCTGCAGCGCGCTGGAGGAGGCGATCAACACGTTCGTCGACCCGCCGGCGCTGCGGCCGTCGGTGGACCCGCGGAACGTGCTGTCGGCCAACTTCGCGCCCGTGGACGAGCTGCCACCCACGCCCTGCCCCGTCGTGCGCGGCGCCATCCCGCGCTGCCTCGCCGGAGGGGCCTACATCCGCAACGGGCCCAACCCGCAGCACCTCCCGCGCGGGCCGCACCACCTCTTCGACGGCGACGGCATGCTGCACTCGCTGCTCCTCCCGACGGCGGACTCGCCGTCGTCCGACCCCGTCCTGTGCTCGCGGTACGTGCAGACTTACAAGTACCTCGTGGAGCGCGACGCGGGCGCGCCCGTCATGCCGAGCGTCTTCTCCGGCTTCCACGGCTTGGGCGGGCTGGCGCGCGGCGCCGTCGTGGCGGCCAGGGTGCTCACGGGGCAGATGAACCCGGCCGAGGGCGTGGGGCTCGCCAACACCAGCCTCGTCTTCTTCGGCGGGCGCCTCTACGCGCTCGGCGAGTCCGACCTGCCGTACGCCGTGCGCGTCGACCCGACCACCGGCGAGGTGACCACGCACGGCCGGTGCGACTTCGGCGGCCGCCTCTTCATGGGCATGACCGCGCACCCCAAGAAAGATCCCGTCACTGGCGAGGTGTTCGCGTTCCGCTACGGTCCCGTGCCGCCGTTCGTCACCTACTTCCGGTTCGACCCGGCCGGGAACAAGGGCCCCGACGTGCCCATCTTCTCCGTGCAGCAGCCGACGTTCCTGCACGACTTCGCCGTCACCGAGCGGTACGCCATCTTCCCGGAGATCCAGATCATGATGCAGCCCATGggcatggtggccggcggcgcgcccgtcGGGGCTGACTCCGGCAAGGTGCCCCGGATCGGCGTGCTCCCCAAGTACGCCACGGACGAGTCGGATATGCGCTGGTTCGAGGTGCCGGGCTTCAACATCATGCACACGCTCAACGCGTGGGAGGAGGCCGACGGCGAGGAGCTGGTGCTGGTGGCACCCAACATCCTGTCCGTGGAGCACGCGCTGGAGCGCATGGAGCTCGTGCACGCCTGCGTCGAGAAGGTGCGCGTCAACCTCCGCACCGGCGCCGTGTCGCGCACCCCGCTCTCGGCGGGGAACCTCGACTTCGGCGTCATCCACCCGGGCTACCTCGGCCGGCGTAACCGGTACGGGTACTTCGGCATCGGCGACCCCATGCCCAAGATCGGCGGCGTGGCCAAGCTGGACTTGGAGCGCGTCGGCACGGGCGACTGCACCGTGGCGCGGCGGGACTTCGGGGCCGGGTGCTTCGCCGGGGAGCCCTTCTTCGTCCCCGACGACGTGGAGGGGGACGGCAACGAGGACGACGGCTACGTGGTGTGCTACGTCCACAACGAGCGCACCGGCGAGAACCGGTTCGTGGTGATGGACGCGAGGTCGCCGCAGCTGGACATCGTCGCCGAGGTGGAGCTGCCCGCCCGCGTCCCCTACGGCTTCCACGGCCTCTTTGTCACGAAGGCCGAGCTCCAGGCGCAGCAGCAATGA